In Plasmodium yoelii strain 17X genome assembly, chromosome: 6, one DNA window encodes the following:
- a CDS encoding mago nashi protein homologue, putative: MSKKDKFSFRYYVGHKGKFGHEFLEFELNSKGRLRYANNSNYKNDKIIRKEAYVSKSVLNELKRIIEESEICKESDKLWPEPDKVGKQELEIILDGKEYFFMTSKIGSLSDVKQCEDPEGLRVFYYLIQDLKCFIFSLICLHFRIKPV; this comes from the exons ATGTCcaaaaaagataaattttCTTTTAGATATTa tGTTGGGCATAAAGGGAAATTTGGGCATGAATTCTTGGAGTTTGAATTGAACTCGAAAGGAAGACTGAGATATGCGAACAATTCAAATTACAAGAATGacaaaattataagaaaAGAAG ccTATGTAAGCAAATCAGTACTAAATGAGCTAAAGCGAATAATCGAAGAGTCAGAGATTTGCAAAGAGTCTGATAAATTATGGCCAGAACCCGATAAAGTAGGAAAACAAGAATTAGAAATAATTTTAGATGGAAAAGAATACTTTTTTATGACTTCAAAAATTGGATCTCTATCTGATGTTAAACAATGTGAAGATCCTGAAGGTTTAAgggttttttattatttaatacaaGATTTGAAATGCTTTATCTTTTCTCTTATTTGTTTACATTTTAGG ATTAAGCCAGTATAG